The following is a genomic window from Adhaeribacter radiodurans.
GGACTTACTTTGTTGCAAACCGACTCTTTACTACAAACGTTATATGCTAAGTATTATGTAGAACCGTTTGTATCTACGCGCACTACCAATAACCGCGTTTTTGTATTAGGTGCAAACGGGGGAACCGTAATTCAGATGATAAACGACAACATGAATCTTTTTGAAGCATTAGCGCAATCAGGTGGGATAACCCGCGAAGGGAAAGCGCATAATATTCGTATTATACGCGATTATCTGGATCATGATCCTATAGTGCAAGTGGTAGATTTAAGCACGATTGAGGGAATGAAGAGAGCTAGTCTTTACGTTGAACCTAACGATGTTATATACATTGAACCAAACCAACGGCCTTTCTTTGCACTGCTACGCGATATAACGCCAGTGATAAACACTTTTATAAGTGTAGCTACTACTTATTTGTTAATTAGAAGATTTTAAAGAACATATTAAAATCGACCCAGTCGAGTACAAATAAATGGCGAACAAAGAAAGCATTGTGCTGGAGGATCTAGAAAACAATTACACTACTGCCGTAGAAGTAGAGGATGATAACGGCGGTAGTGATATTGATTTTATTATGCTGCTTAGCCTTATCCGGAAAAGCTTAATCTGGGTAGGGCTGTTAATTGTAGTAGGCTTAATTGGTGCTTTTTTGTTTTTGCGCTATACCAAACCTTTGTTTAAATCTTCTTCTACCTTAAAGATTGATGAGCAATCAGAAGCAGGACGTTTAGGTTTAGGCGGGACCATTGAAAATCAGCAAACCCTTTCTAATTTATCCGGCGAAATTGAAATTATTAAATCTAATTTTACTTACGAAAGGCTGCAAGAAAAACTTCCGCTGGATATAAGTTATTACTCCATTGGCAATGTTTTAAACGAAGAGTTGTACAAAAATTCGCCATTTAAAATTACTTATCAGTTAACCAACGAAGCTTATTACGATAGAAAATACAATATAACTTTGCTGGATGTTAACCGGTTTAATTTATCGTACCTGGAAGGGGAAGAAGAAATAACCGAAGAACATACCATTGGCCAACCCGTAATAAAGCCTGGCTTTTCTTTTACTTTAACCTTGCGGGTTCCCTTAAGCGCCGATGTTCTTTCGCAGCAATATTTTTTTACTATTAACAGTAATTCGGCCATTCGTCAATATTTAACTTCTAATGTAGCCGTTAATATTGTTAACCTGGATGCCAGTACCGTCGAAATCTCTTTTACTGACCATAATCCTTATAAGGCACACGAAATAGTAAATTCTATTGATTCGGTTTATTTAGAGCAAAAAATTGCTTTAAAAGATTTAGCAACCCGCCAAACACTTTCTTTTCTGGATGAACAATTGAAAGAAACCAACGAGAATTTAGGAGAATCCGAAATTCAGATGGAAAACTTCGTGAAAGAAAACAAAACGTACGATGTGCGGGCGGATGTTAGTAACCGGATGAGTAAACTGGAGGTATTAAATAAGCGGCGGATTGATTTGCGCTTGCAAATCTCTTTATTAAACGAAGTAGAACAACTGCTAAATAAAAATTCGAATTTAGACCAGATGATTCCGTCGTTGAAAGAGTTAGACGATGCGCAACTACTTAAACAAATTTCCCAGCTAAGCGATCTGCAACTCGACCGTAATTTAATGGTGCAGTCTTATAAAACTACTACTAAAGCGTATCAATTACTGGAAGAAGAAATTAAGTTTGTAGAAGAATCGGTTCGAAAGCTACTGGCCCAGAATGCAATATTACTGCAGAAAGAAGTATCTATTATAAACTCGAACATTCGCGACATTCAACAGGAATTACTACAAATGCCCGGTAAAGAAACAAAGCGGGCGCGTTTGCAAAGGCTTTTCGACCTGCACGAGAAATTTTATCTGAGGTTAATGGATAAAAAGGTGGAATTTGGTATTGCCCGGGCCGGTACTGTGCCGGATTTTCAAATTCTGGCTCCTGCTTCACGGCCAACTGCACCTATTTATCCGAACAAATTATTAGTGTATGGTATTGGCTTAGCGGGTGGTTTATTTTTAGGTTTAGGTTTAATAGCGGGGCGTTATTTATTACATAATACTATAACCAGCCTGCCCGAATTAGAACGAAGCTCTCAGGCGGCCATATTGGGCGTAGTTCCCCGCTACAAAAGAGAAAAAATGCCGGTTTCTAAATTAATTATAGATAAAAATCCCCGGTCAGCCATAAGCGAATCCATTCGTTCTATTAGAACCAACCTGGAGTTTATTAGTTCTTCGAAAAGTAAACGGTTAATTTCTATTACTTCTACCGTAAGCGGCGAAGGTAAAACGTTTGTGGCCGTTAACTTGGGAGGTATTATTTCGCAGTCGAATCAACGCGTGATTATTTTAGATATGGACTTACGCAAACCTAAAATTCACTTGGCGTTTGATGCTGAAAATACCAAAGGAATCAGTACTATTTTAATTGAGCGGCACAGCGTAGCCGAATGTATCCGGCATACTACCTTACCCAATCTGGATTTTATTTCCGCCGGACCTACTCCACCTAATCCGTCGGAACTTATTTTAAATCCCAGCTTCGACGAAATGATAGAAGAATTATATCATTCGTACGATGTTATAATTGTAGATACCCCGCCGGTGGGTCTGGTAACGGATGGGGTTTTGGTAATGCGTAAAGCCGATATTCCGATTTATATTATCCGGGCTGGTTTTTCGAAAAAAACATTTTTGAAAAACATGAATAAAATTATGCGCCTGAACAACTTTACCAAAATGTGTACTATTCTGAATGATGCCGATGGATTAGGGACTTACGGATATGGTTACGGCTATAGTTATGGATACGGTTACGGTTATGCCAACTCTTATTACGAAGAAGAAAAACCCGATACCTTTTTTACCCGTCTTAAAAAGAAGTTTACCTAAGTTATGGCTTCTTTCCTAAAAAAGTGGTTTGGAGAGGAAACGCCACCACCGGTTACTAATTTCTTAGAATTTCTAGGTACGGATATGCATGCCCACGTACTGCCCGGCTTAGATGATGGAGCAGATTCGATGACGCAGGCTTTGGCGATGGTTCAGGAAATGCAGCAGTTAGGCTACCGGAAACTAATCTTAACGCCCCATATAATGGGCGACTTCTATAAAAATACGCCGGATGGAATTAAGGCAAAGCTGGCCGAGTTAAAGCAGGTAGTACAGCAACAAGGGATATTGATAGAGCTAGGGTGTGCGGCCGAATATTACCTGGATGAGTGGTTCGTGCAAAGGTTGGAAGATAAGGAGCCTTTGCTAACTTTTGGTGATAACTATGTGCTCTTCGAAACCTCCTTTATTAATGAGCCCATGCGTTTTCAGGAAATTATTTTTAAAATTAAAAGTAATGGCTACACTCCTGTACTGGCGCATCCGGAACGTTACTCTTACCTGTACAATCGTTGGAATAGTCTGGTAGAATGGCACGAAAATGAGGTTTTGTTTCAGATAAATTTAAATTCGCTGGTGGGTTACTATGGACCCGAAGCCAAACGAATGGCAGAAAAGCTACTGCATCATAAATTTATTGATTTTGTGGGTACCGATGCCCACAGCGAAAAACATGTCCGCGTTTTGCAAAAATTAGCGGGCTCATCCACTTTTGAAAAGCTCCGGCAATTACCTTTGCGTAACCAAGCTTTATAATTTCATCTAATTACTTTTAAATGGTATTTGTTACGGGTAGTAGAGGGTTAATTGGTTCTTATCTGCTCAGGCAATTACTAGCAGAAGGCCACCAGGTAAAAGCTTTAATCCGTACTGAACCCACTCCAGACGATTTTCAGCACCCGAACCTAAAATATATTGTAGGCGATATTTTAGATGTAAGTGCATTGCAACTGGCTATTGAAAATAACGATTATATCTTCCATTGTGCCGGCTTGGTGTCGTATGCCCCACAGGATGCTGATTTGTTAAAACAGATAAACGTAGAAGGCACCGCTAATATCGTAAATACGTGTTTGGCCCGGCAAAACGTGAAATTATGTCACGTGAGTTCGATAGCAGCTATTGGGCAGCAAAAAAATACCAATATCCTCAACGAGAATGCTAAATGGGACCCGCAGGCCGATGTTTCGGTATATGCCAGTTCTAAATATTTTGGGGAATTAGAAGTATGGCGGGGCGTAGCCGAAGGTTTAGCTGCCGTTATTGTGAACCCATCGGTAGTACTTGGGCCCTCTGACTGGACACGCAGCAGCACCCAGCTTTTTAAATATGTATTTAACCAAAATTCTTTTTATACCGGCGGATACCTTAATTTTGTAGACGTACGGGATGTAGTGAGCAGTATGCTGGCTTTAACTTTTTCGGATGTTACCGGGGAGAGATTTATCCTGAACGCGGGACAGGTTTTGTATAAGGAATTTTTTACTAATATAGCTATTAATTTAAATCGAAAAGCACCCGGAGTTAAAGTGCCAAGTGCCTTGGCAGAAGTTATCTGGCGGCTGGAAAGTTTACGATCTTTTTTTACCGGCAAGCGTCCGCTTATCACCAAAGATACGGCTCGTATTACCAAAAGAAATTACTTTTTTACCAGCGAAAAGTTAAAAAAACAACTAGCTTTTTCCTTTAAATCCCTCGAAGAAACCTTAAATTGGAGTTGTCGGGAATTGCGGCTAAAATACCAATTACCCGTATAATACTTTTACTATTCTTAAACTATTTAAGCGTATAAATTGTCGTATAAGATGCATTTAAAATGCAGGTAAACCTATACTAGTAAATGAACGAAAATTCTGAAGAAAGAAACGAAGAGTTGGGTATAATAAAAAAATTTGAAGCCATGGTTTCCCGTAATGAAACTGTGTTTTTCGATTTATCTGATTTTGAATTTATTATTGATCATTATACCACCAGCTTTAATTATACCAAAGCCTTACAGGCCTGTGAAGCCGCTTTAAACCAATACCCGTTTTCCACGGAATTATTAATAGATAAATCGCAATTGCTGGCCATGTCGGGTAATTTTGCCGAAGCCATTGACATGATTGAACAGGTAGCCCTATTGGATCCGGATAATGCGGATGTGCTGGTAACCCGGGGAGTTATTCATACTCAGAAAGGAGAGTACCAGGCCGCAGTTGATTATTTTAAGCAAGTAGTAGAGCTACACCCCGACCGTGATGATGTATTGTTTAATATTGGTTTAACTTACCAAACCTGGGGCAAATTTAAATCGGCCGCTAAATATTATAAAAAGTGCCTCGAAATTAATCCGGAGAATGAAATGGCGATTCAGGAAATTTTGTATTGCCTGGATATTGCCGGTAGCCTGGAAAGTTGTTTGCCTTTTTTGCAGGAGTTTATCGATAAAGATCCGTATTCGCATACAGCCTGGTTTAACATGGGTTTGTTGCAATACAAACTTGCCGATTACGATAAAGCGTTGGCGGCTTTTGAGTACGCTACTATTATCAAACCCGAGTTTACCGAAGCCTTTGAGCATTTAGGGAATACCTATGTTGGCTTAGGCGAGTTTGCAAAAGCTATTGAGGCCTTTACAACGGCCGCCAACCTCAATCCGCAATCTGCCGAAATGATGTGCAACATTGGGGAGTGCTACGAAAAACTGCGCCAATGGGACTTATCGCGGCGCTACTACCAAAAAGCCATCGACCTGAATCCTGAAATGGACGAAGCCTGGTTTGGGATAGGAATTATTTTAAATGCCCAGGATAAGTGGTTTGAAGCACTGCATTTTTTTAGAAAAGCAGCCACCTTATACCCCGATAGTGCGGATTATTGGATTGCCTTGGCCGCCGCCGAGTTTAATGTAGGGAATATTGTTTCGAGCCTGGAGTGTTACGAAAAAGCGAGCATCCTGGCGCCCTCTAATAAAGATATCTGGTTAAACTGGTCTATAATTTTATACGATCAGGGAAATTTTGAAGGAGCTATCGATCTCATACATAATGCCCTGGAACTGCAACCTGATGCGGCCGAACTGCATTATCGGTTGTGCGCGTACTTGCTTTCCGCAGGAAAATATAAAGAAGCATATAATTATTTAGAAAATGCATTAATTTTGGACTTCGATAAGCATTATTTGCTTTTTGAATATTTTCCTGAGTTAGAATCGCAGCGCGCTCTGGCCAGGTTAATTGATCAATATCGCAAATAAAGTATTAGATTGTCGAAGTGTTGAATTGCTAAATTGTTGCTTGATTAGATGGCTGGCTGTTTTTTTTTACTAAAAGGTGTAACAACGGTTTTGCAGGAGCAAGTTTGTTTATCCGCATTTTTTAGGGTAGGCAAACAATTTAACCACTCAGTACTAAGTCAGTCTAACCATCCGACCATTCAACCATTCAACTTTAATGAACTATCATCTTAGTCATTTGCCCGAGAGGGATGCTAAACCCCGCGAGAAAGGCTGCACCATGGCCATGGATAAAGGTCTGAGTATCCGAGAGGTAGAAGATTTTATCGAAGTAGCCGGGGAGTACGTGGATCTGGTAAAACTAGGTTGGGCAACCTCCTATGTAGTGCCAAATTTAAAACGGAAACTGGAAGTGTACCGATCGGCAGGATTGCCGGTTTATTTTGGCGGTACCCTTTTCGAAGCTTTTATTATCCGCAATCAGTTTGATGAATACCGCCGGCTGTTGGATTCTTTTCAAATGGATATTGCCGAAGTATCAGACGGCTCTATCGAACTGAATCACGAGCAGAAATGCGAGTACATCCGGCTTTTATCCGATCAGGTTACTGTTTTATCCGAAGTAGGATCTAAGGATGATCAAAAGATTATTCCACCGTATAAATGGATTAGCTTAATGCAGGCCGAACTGGATGCTGGTTCCTGGAAAGTAATTGGCGAGGCTCGGGAAGGTGGTACAGTAGGCTTATTCCGGTCGACGGGCGAAGTACGTAGCGGTTTGGTAGAAGAAATTTTGACTAAGATCCCGTTCGAAAAAATTATTTGGGAAGCTCCACAAAAAGAACAGCAAGTTTGGTTTATAAAATTATTAGGAGCCAACGTAAACTTAGGTAATATTGCTCCCAACGAAGTAGTACCTTTAGAGACCATCCGATTAGGTATTCGGGGCGATACCTTCATGGACTTTTTAAATTTAGAACAGAACAAGAAGTAAGTACCATAAAAGAGTTACCTGGCTGGTAACTCTTTTTTATTGATCTTTTTTAAGTGCAGACTTATTAAGAGCTAATATTATTTACTAAACATCAAGAATATAATACCTGCTTGCCATTGCCTCATTTAGGATAATGAAGTTAATAATGGGAACCTAAAGTAAACCTAAAAACTTATTCTTGCATTCAGTATCCAAAATAAACGAATCCAAAACTTTCTCCTTACTTCATTATAGTTTTTAA
Proteins encoded in this region:
- a CDS encoding polysaccharide biosynthesis/export family protein gives rise to the protein MFKTSGDINVEKLKQSLATVERNYIIQPNDYIDVRVYTNRGERIFDPNGELPFGAPGGLNNQGANRGSGRTQRGGQGGQNNQNYNNTEFLVQYDGTVKLPMVDYVKVTGLTLLQTDSLLQTLYAKYYVEPFVSTRTTNNRVFVLGANGGTVIQMINDNMNLFEALAQSGGITREGKAHNIRIIRDYLDHDPIVQVVDLSTIEGMKRASLYVEPNDVIYIEPNQRPFFALLRDITPVINTFISVATTYLLIRRF
- a CDS encoding polysaccharide biosynthesis tyrosine autokinase, whose amino-acid sequence is MANKESIVLEDLENNYTTAVEVEDDNGGSDIDFIMLLSLIRKSLIWVGLLIVVGLIGAFLFLRYTKPLFKSSSTLKIDEQSEAGRLGLGGTIENQQTLSNLSGEIEIIKSNFTYERLQEKLPLDISYYSIGNVLNEELYKNSPFKITYQLTNEAYYDRKYNITLLDVNRFNLSYLEGEEEITEEHTIGQPVIKPGFSFTLTLRVPLSADVLSQQYFFTINSNSAIRQYLTSNVAVNIVNLDASTVEISFTDHNPYKAHEIVNSIDSVYLEQKIALKDLATRQTLSFLDEQLKETNENLGESEIQMENFVKENKTYDVRADVSNRMSKLEVLNKRRIDLRLQISLLNEVEQLLNKNSNLDQMIPSLKELDDAQLLKQISQLSDLQLDRNLMVQSYKTTTKAYQLLEEEIKFVEESVRKLLAQNAILLQKEVSIINSNIRDIQQELLQMPGKETKRARLQRLFDLHEKFYLRLMDKKVEFGIARAGTVPDFQILAPASRPTAPIYPNKLLVYGIGLAGGLFLGLGLIAGRYLLHNTITSLPELERSSQAAILGVVPRYKREKMPVSKLIIDKNPRSAISESIRSIRTNLEFISSSKSKRLISITSTVSGEGKTFVAVNLGGIISQSNQRVIILDMDLRKPKIHLAFDAENTKGISTILIERHSVAECIRHTTLPNLDFISAGPTPPNPSELILNPSFDEMIEELYHSYDVIIVDTPPVGLVTDGVLVMRKADIPIYIIRAGFSKKTFLKNMNKIMRLNNFTKMCTILNDADGLGTYGYGYGYSYGYGYGYANSYYEEEKPDTFFTRLKKKFT
- a CDS encoding tyrosine-protein phosphatase, which codes for MASFLKKWFGEETPPPVTNFLEFLGTDMHAHVLPGLDDGADSMTQALAMVQEMQQLGYRKLILTPHIMGDFYKNTPDGIKAKLAELKQVVQQQGILIELGCAAEYYLDEWFVQRLEDKEPLLTFGDNYVLFETSFINEPMRFQEIIFKIKSNGYTPVLAHPERYSYLYNRWNSLVEWHENEVLFQINLNSLVGYYGPEAKRMAEKLLHHKFIDFVGTDAHSEKHVRVLQKLAGSSTFEKLRQLPLRNQAL
- a CDS encoding NAD-dependent epimerase/dehydratase family protein, whose product is MVFVTGSRGLIGSYLLRQLLAEGHQVKALIRTEPTPDDFQHPNLKYIVGDILDVSALQLAIENNDYIFHCAGLVSYAPQDADLLKQINVEGTANIVNTCLARQNVKLCHVSSIAAIGQQKNTNILNENAKWDPQADVSVYASSKYFGELEVWRGVAEGLAAVIVNPSVVLGPSDWTRSSTQLFKYVFNQNSFYTGGYLNFVDVRDVVSSMLALTFSDVTGERFILNAGQVLYKEFFTNIAINLNRKAPGVKVPSALAEVIWRLESLRSFFTGKRPLITKDTARITKRNYFFTSEKLKKQLAFSFKSLEETLNWSCRELRLKYQLPV
- a CDS encoding tetratricopeptide repeat protein encodes the protein MNENSEERNEELGIIKKFEAMVSRNETVFFDLSDFEFIIDHYTTSFNYTKALQACEAALNQYPFSTELLIDKSQLLAMSGNFAEAIDMIEQVALLDPDNADVLVTRGVIHTQKGEYQAAVDYFKQVVELHPDRDDVLFNIGLTYQTWGKFKSAAKYYKKCLEINPENEMAIQEILYCLDIAGSLESCLPFLQEFIDKDPYSHTAWFNMGLLQYKLADYDKALAAFEYATIIKPEFTEAFEHLGNTYVGLGEFAKAIEAFTTAANLNPQSAEMMCNIGECYEKLRQWDLSRRYYQKAIDLNPEMDEAWFGIGIILNAQDKWFEALHFFRKAATLYPDSADYWIALAAAEFNVGNIVSSLECYEKASILAPSNKDIWLNWSIILYDQGNFEGAIDLIHNALELQPDAAELHYRLCAYLLSAGKYKEAYNYLENALILDFDKHYLLFEYFPELESQRALARLIDQYRK
- a CDS encoding phosphosulfolactate synthase → MNYHLSHLPERDAKPREKGCTMAMDKGLSIREVEDFIEVAGEYVDLVKLGWATSYVVPNLKRKLEVYRSAGLPVYFGGTLFEAFIIRNQFDEYRRLLDSFQMDIAEVSDGSIELNHEQKCEYIRLLSDQVTVLSEVGSKDDQKIIPPYKWISLMQAELDAGSWKVIGEAREGGTVGLFRSTGEVRSGLVEEILTKIPFEKIIWEAPQKEQQVWFIKLLGANVNLGNIAPNEVVPLETIRLGIRGDTFMDFLNLEQNKK